In candidate division KSB1 bacterium, the DNA window ATTTCGGGCAAAATAATAAACACGAGCGCCGGCCCTTCATTCGGCGCCTGCCCAAACGAAAACAGCGCCGGGAAGATCATCAAGCCGGCCATTAGAGCGATGACCGTGTCTAAAACAGCAACGCTTATCCCGGCGGAAATGATATTTTCTTTTTTAGAAAGATAGGAACCGTAGGTAAGGATTCCGCCGATGCCCAAACTCAAAGAAAAGAAAGCCTGCCCCATAGCGGTCATAATCACTTTGCCATCGATTTTGGAAAAGTCGGGGTTGAGAAAGAATTTTAGTCCCTCGCCTGCCCCTGGCAGGGTCAGGCCATGAAGGATTAGAGCGATCATTAAAACCAATAGTGTCGGCATCAAAATTTTTGACCAGCGCTCAATGCCATATTGCACCCCTTTATGAACGACCGCCATAGTGAGGCATAGAAAAATCAGGAGTAAACCGATGTTCAGAAGAGGGCTCGAAGCAAAGGCAGGAAAGGGGCTGCCGTCATTGAATAACATTTTGAAGATAAATCCAAAACTCCAACCGGCAATCACTGCATAAAAACTCAAGATAAAAATACCAGCGGCTAAACACAGAATACCCAGTCCCAGCCACGGGCCGTTCGGCCGGATTGCCCGGATGGTACCGATAACATTTTTTTGCTTGTACCGGCCTAACGCAAGTTCGGCAAAAAGGAATGGCAGGCAGATAAAAGCGATACAAAGCAAATAAACAAATACAAAAGCAGCGCCGCCGTTTTGGCCGGTTCGATAAGGAAAGGCCCAAATGTTGGCAAGCCCTATAGCGGAGCCTGAAGTGGCAAGCACAAAACCGAATTTCGAGCTCCATTGACCACGATCGTTATGGTCCGTTTTCATCCCTCCGTT includes these proteins:
- a CDS encoding sodium-dependent transporter, with the translated sequence MKTDHNDRGQWSSKFGFVLATSGSAIGLANIWAFPYRTGQNGGAAFVFVYLLCIAFICLPFLFAELALGRYKQKNVIGTIRAIRPNGPWLGLGILCLAAGIFILSFYAVIAGWSFGFIFKMLFNDGSPFPAFASSPLLNIGLLLIFLCLTMAVVHKGVQYGIERWSKILMPTLLVLMIALILHGLTLPGAGEGLKFFLNPDFSKIDGKVIMTAMGQAFFSLSLGIGGILTYGSYLSKKENIISAGISVAVLDTVIALMAGLMIFPALFSFGQAPNEGPALVFIILPEIFRQLPFGNIIGAGFFVMLTIAALTSAISMLEISIAYFVDEKNWPRKKIVWIVGAFIFILGIPSALSSGAVPALTSIGIFAGKSFLEIMIFLWFDIFPPLGAMLFCIFIGWVWGIDKAVAELAQGSPGFKQNFLGLPISGAKLWGFFIRYVCPLAIAIIWYNAI